CCGTCGCCGTCGATGTCACCGATGTCTACGGCGCTGCCGAAGCCGTCGTCCGCCTCGTCGGCGCCGGGGACGCCCTCGGAGTCCTGGGTGAGTTCGGCCATGGGCGCGTCGCCGTTGACCGGGCCGCCCTCCGAGCCGCGGATCACGACGACCTTGCCGCCGAGCGAACCGCTGTGGTCGTTCTCCTTCGAGAGGACGTTGCCGATGGCGATCTCGTCGTAGCCGTCGCCGTCGATGTCACCGAGAGCGAGGGAGGTGCCGCCGTTCAGCGGCCGGGGGAGCGAGGTGTCCAGGCCGGTGGCGGTGCCGAGGTAGGCGGCGCCCTTGGACCAGCTGCCCGTGTCGTCCTCGTTCAGGCGCACGCGGTAGGTGAGGGCCAGGTCGGACCTGCCGTCGTTGTCGGTGTCGCCCGCCGCCAGGGCGTCGACGCTGTACGACGTCTCGGGCAGGGCGACCCGCTGGACGACGCCGGTGGTGCCGGTGGTCGTGAAGCCGCCGCGGATGACGTACGGGTCCGCGTAGGCGCTCGCGGCCAGGTCCGCCTTGCCGTCGCCGTCGAAGTCGCCGGCGGTCAGCAGGTTGCCCCAGTTGTCGTGCGCGGAGGCCGCCGGGTCCTTGACCGTGGTGCCGTTCTTCAGGCCGCTCGCCGAGCCCCACAGGACGGTGACGGAGCCGCCGTCGACATCGTCGCCGACGTCCTCGCCGGGGGAGCCGGCCGCGAGGTCGGTGTAGCCGTCGCCGTTGAGGTCGGCCAGGGCGAGCGCCTCGCCGAAGGCGTCCTCGGCCTCGGCGGCGCCGGGCACACCGGCGGTGTTCTGGCTGACCACGGTGCGCTTGGCCGGATCGAGGCCGGTGGCGCCGCCGTAGACCACGGCGACGTAGCCGGCCATGCCCTGGCCGTCGACCCTGGCGTACGGGGCGGCGAAGGCGATGTCGCCGTAGCCGTCGCCGTTGAAGTCGGCGGTCGGGCCGGTGGCGGGGGCGGCGGTGGCCGCCCCGGGCAGGGCCGTGAGCAGGCCGGTGGTGAGGGCCGTGGCCAGGAGGAGGGTGCGCTTGCGCATCTGTGAGTCGTCCCCGTTGTCGGTGATCAGGAGTTGAGGGCGGTGCCGTAGCCCGGTGTGCCGGATGTCGAGACGCCTGTCGTGCCCGGGCCGAAGCTGACGGAACCGGTGGTCGTCAGGCCGCTCGCCGTGGCGCGCAGGGACCAGACGGCGCCGTCGCCGGCGTTCTCGCCCGGCGCGGAGACGGACAGGTCGGCGCGGCGGTCGCCGGTGTGGTCGGTGAGCGTGACGCGCTCACCGAACCGGTCGCCCGCCTCCGAACCGCCGGGCACACCCGCCGTGTTCTGCGTGTACGACGTGGCGCCCTTGGTGGTCAGGCCGGACGCCGAGCCGTACAGCACGGTGACGGCACCGGCGGAGCTGTTCTCGCCCGCGGTGCCGATCGCCAGGTCGGCGTATCCGTCGCCGTTGACGTCGCCGAGGGAGACGCCGCTGCCGAAGCGGTCGCCCCTCTCGGAGGCGCCGGGCACACCGGCGGTGTCCTGGGTGAGGACGAGCGGGGCGCGGCCGCCGTCGCGGCCGTCGGGTCCGCCGTAGACGACGGTGACCTTGCCGCCGAGGGCGCCCTCGGGGTCGGCCGACGCCTCCCGGTCGTTTCCCACGGCGATGTCGTCGTGGCCGTCGCCGTCGATGTCGCCCACGGCGGAGACGAACCCGGCGGGCAGGTTCTGCAGCCAGTCGACGTAGTTGCCGATCCGCAGGTCGGCCAGGGAGGTGGCGGCGGCGCCGTTGTGCGCGGCACGGCCGTGCAGGACCAGGCGGGGGCGGCCGTCGCCGGTGACGTCGCCGGAGGAGAGGTGGGTGACGCCGTTCGAGGACGACCACCAGTCGTTGCGCGAGCCCGAACCGCCGTTGGACGCACTGGTCCTGGTGATCGGCCCGTCCACGAGGGAGAGGGTGACCGGGCCGGTGGAACCCACCGCGACGTCGATGTCCCCGTCGCCGTCGAAGTCGCCCGCGGCCAGCGCCCGGCCGTACCGGTCGTAGTCGGTGCTGAAGAAGCTGAACAGCGAACGGGCGCCGGACAAACCGGACGCGGAGCCCCAGACGATCGTGACCGTGCCGTCGTTGCTGTCGCTGCCGTCCTCGCCGGGCGTGCCGATCAGCAGGTCGGCGTAGCCGTCGGTGTTCAGGTCGGCGGAGGCGAGCGCGGAGCCGAAGGCGTCGTCGGCCTCGGCGGCACCGGGCATTGCGGCGGTGTTCTGCGTCAGGAGCGTGCGCGTGGAGCTCTTCGGCCCGCCGGTGCTGCCGTAGACCACCGACACGGCACCCGCCCTCGCCTGCCCGGAGACGGTGGCGCCCGGCGCGCCGATCGCGAGGTCGGTGCGGCCGTCGCCGTTGAAGTCGTAGGGGGCGGCGGCCGTCGCGGCGTGCGCGGCGGGGGCGCAGAGGGTGAGGGCGAGCGGGGTCAGGGCCGCCGCGAGGACTGCGGCGGTGATACGGATGCGCATGGGTGTACGTGCCTCGCAGGGGAGTCGGCGGGGTCTCACCGGGCCACGACCGAGCCGAGGTTGACGCTGCCCTTGAGGGAGACGGCGGTGGTGGTGATGCCCTGCGCGCCGCTCGTGGTCAGGCCGGAGGCGGAGCCGCGCAGGGTCCACAGGCCGCCCGTGGAGTTCTCGCCGTGGACGCCGACGACGAGGTCCGCCTTGCCGTCCTTGGTCACGTCGGTCAGGTCGACCGCGGACCCGAAGCGGTCCGAGGACTCGGCGGAGCCGGGCACCCCGGCGGTGTTCTGCGTGTACGACTTCACGCCGCTGCCGGTCCTCAGGCCGGAGGCGGAGCCGAACAGCACGGTCACCGAGCCCGCGTCCGTCGCCGAGCCGACGTCCTCGCCCGGGGCGGAGATCACGACGTCGGCGTACCCGTCGCCGTTGATGTCGCCGGTGCTCACTGCGCTGCCGAAGCCGTCCTCGGCCTCACCCGCGCCGGGCACGCCCGCGGTGTCCTGGTGGACGACGGTCGGCTGCTGCGCCGGGTCGGGGCCGTTCGGGCCGCCGTACCAGACGGTGACCTGCCCGCCCTTGTGACCGCCGGGCTTGAGGTCGTACGGGTCCGCGGAGTCGCCGAGGACGAGGTCGCCGTAGCCGTCGCGGTTGATGTCGCCGATGGAACCGGGGTAGCCGTCGGCGTCCGGTAGATCGGCCATCTTGTACGTCGTGCCGGTCCAGCGGAAGTAGTCGATCTGGCCGCCGGTGTCGCCGTCCACGTTGAACGGGTAGACGCGCTCGGCCGCCCCGTCGCCGGTCATGTCACCGGCGATCACCTCGAACGTGGTGCCGACCTCGCCGACGCGGAGGTGGTTCAGCGGGCCGCCGGTGCGCGTGAAGGGGCCGTGGTAGACGCGGGTGTGGCTCTGGCCGGTGAGCGTGACGTCCGTGTCTCCGTCCCCGTCGAAGTCGCCGGTCGCGATGCCCCGGGAGAAGTTGCCGTACTCGGAGAGCGTCGACGGCTGCGGCAGGCCCTTGCCGCCGGCCAGGCCCGACTTGCCGCCCCACAGGACCGTGCCGGAGCCGACGCCGTCCCGGTCGCCGATGCTCTCGCTGCTGGTGCCGACGACGAGGTCGGAGTAGCCGTCCCGGTCCAGGTCGCCGGTGGCCAGGGCGGAGCCGAACAGGTCGCCGGACTCGGCGGTGCCGGGGACGCCCGCGGAGTTCTGGGTGATGACGGCCCTGCGGGCGGCCGAGACACCGGACGCCGAGCCGTACAGCACGACGACCGCGCCGGCGCAGGAGGCCGAGCCGACGTCGGCGCACGGGGCGCCGGCCGCCACATCGCGGTATCCGTCGCCGTTGAAGTCCCCGGCGAGACCGGAGGGGGCGGCGGTGGCGGGGGTGGCGGTGAGCAGGCCGGTGGTGAGCGTGGCGGCCAGCAGGAGGGTGCGCTTGCGCAAGGTGGGGCTCCGGGTGGGAAGGGGCCTGACCTGGAAGGTTTGGCCCCGAGAGGGTGCGGGGGTGGGCCTGACCTGGAAGGTTTGGCCCCGAGAGGGTGCGAGGGTGTCTCGGTCGGTACGGGCGCTCAGTCGGCGAAGTTCGCGCCGAAGTTCGGGTAGCCCGTCGTCGAGACGCCCGAGGCGCTGGGGGAGACGGTGCGCGAGCCGGTGGCGGTGATCTTCGTGCCGTTGGACGGCAGGTAGAGGACCGCGCCGTTGCCGTCGTTCTCGTACGAGCCGGCCAGCACGTCGGCGCGGCCGTCGCCGTTGAAGTCGGCCCGCGGGGCGTGCGTGCCGTCCGCGGCCGTCGCCGGGCCGGCCGTGGCCGAGAGCAGTGTGCCGGTCAGCGCGACCGCGGCGGCGGTCGCCAGGGCAAGCCGCAGGCGGGGGCGCCGGGACGGGTGAGCGGGTGCGGGCCGGCGCCCGGAGGGGCGCTCGTGCTGCTGCATGCGGGGTCTCCTGCTGCATGCGGGGGATGCCTGGCGGACATCCACAGTCGATGGA
This is a stretch of genomic DNA from Streptomyces hawaiiensis. It encodes these proteins:
- a CDS encoding FG-GAP-like repeat-containing protein, whose protein sequence is MRKRTLLLATALTTGLLTALPGAATAAPATGPTADFNGDGYGDIAFAAPYARVDGQGMAGYVAVVYGGATGLDPAKRTVVSQNTAGVPGAAEAEDAFGEALALADLNGDGYTDLAAGSPGEDVGDDVDGGSVTVLWGSASGLKNGTTVKDPAASAHDNWGNLLTAGDFDGDGKADLAASAYADPYVIRGGFTTTGTTGVVQRVALPETSYSVDALAAGDTDNDGRSDLALTYRVRLNEDDTGSWSKGAAYLGTATGLDTSLPRPLNGGTSLALGDIDGDGYDEIAIGNVLSKENDHSGSLGGKVVVIRGSEGGPVNGDAPMAELTQDSEGVPGADEADDGFGSAVDIGDIDGDGYGDLAIGVVFEDVGTTEDTGATVLMNGSASGVSRTGARTFTQATAGVPGSAEAMDYFGSDVLLADVTEDGHPEFTITAGFEDEGIGALTTLRGSATGPVTDGARSFGPGSFGQARSYGAFGAGLIG
- a CDS encoding FG-GAP-like repeat-containing protein, with the translated sequence MRIRITAAVLAAALTPLALTLCAPAAHAATAAAPYDFNGDGRTDLAIGAPGATVSGQARAGAVSVVYGSTGGPKSSTRTLLTQNTAAMPGAAEADDAFGSALASADLNTDGYADLLIGTPGEDGSDSNDGTVTIVWGSASGLSGARSLFSFFSTDYDRYGRALAAGDFDGDGDIDVAVGSTGPVTLSLVDGPITRTSASNGGSGSRNDWWSSSNGVTHLSSGDVTGDGRPRLVLHGRAAHNGAAATSLADLRIGNYVDWLQNLPAGFVSAVGDIDGDGHDDIAVGNDREASADPEGALGGKVTVVYGGPDGRDGGRAPLVLTQDTAGVPGASERGDRFGSGVSLGDVNGDGYADLAIGTAGENSSAGAVTVLYGSASGLTTKGATSYTQNTAGVPGGSEAGDRFGERVTLTDHTGDRRADLSVSAPGENAGDGAVWSLRATASGLTTTGSVSFGPGTTGVSTSGTPGYGTALNS
- a CDS encoding FG-GAP-like repeat-containing protein; the encoded protein is MRKRTLLLAATLTTGLLTATPATAAPSGLAGDFNGDGYRDVAAGAPCADVGSASCAGAVVVLYGSASGVSAARRAVITQNSAGVPGTAESGDLFGSALATGDLDRDGYSDLVVGTSSESIGDRDGVGSGTVLWGGKSGLAGGKGLPQPSTLSEYGNFSRGIATGDFDGDGDTDVTLTGQSHTRVYHGPFTRTGGPLNHLRVGEVGTTFEVIAGDMTGDGAAERVYPFNVDGDTGGQIDYFRWTGTTYKMADLPDADGYPGSIGDINRDGYGDLVLGDSADPYDLKPGGHKGGQVTVWYGGPNGPDPAQQPTVVHQDTAGVPGAGEAEDGFGSAVSTGDINGDGYADVVISAPGEDVGSATDAGSVTVLFGSASGLRTGSGVKSYTQNTAGVPGSAESSDRFGSAVDLTDVTKDGKADLVVGVHGENSTGGLWTLRGSASGLTTSGAQGITTTAVSLKGSVNLGSVVAR